The stretch of DNA GTGCACTGAAGCTCGCCAAGGTGCCTGGCAAGCTGGTGGTTATCGGGGCCGGCGTCATCGGCCTCGAGCTTGGTTCGGTCTGGCGCAGGCTCGGTGCACAGGTGACGGTGGTTGAGTTCCTCGACCGGATCACCCCGGGTATGGATGGCGAGATCTCCAAGAACTTTCAGCGCATTCTGAAGAAGCAGGGCATGGAATTCCTGCTGTCCACCAAGGTCACCAAAGTCGAAAAGCAGAAGGGCGGCCTCAAGGTCACGGTCGAGCCGGCGCAGGGTGGCGAAGCCAAGACCCTGGATGCCGACGTGGTGCTCGTGGCCGTGGGCCGTGTGCCCTTTACGGACGGGCTTGGCCTTGACGAGGCCGGTGTGCGCCGGGATGACCGTGGCCGCGTTGAGGTTGATGATCACTTCCAGACGAATATCCCAGGCATCTACGCCATTGGCGATGTGATCCGCGGACCCATGCTGGCCCATAAGGGTGAGGATGAGGGCGTTGCCGTTGCCGAGATCATCGCGGGCAAGGCCGGGCACGTGAACTATGACGTCATCCCCAATGTCATCTACACCTCTCCTGAGGTTGCCAGCATCGGCAAGACGGAAGAAGAGCTGAAGCAGGCCGGGATCGCCTATAAGACGGGCAAGTTCCCCTTCACAGCCAATGGCCGTGCGAAGGCCAATAAGACCACCGAAGGCTTCGTGAAGTTTCTGGCTGATGCCAAAACCGACCGGGTGCTCGGCTGCCACATTATCGGAACGAATGCCGGAGAGCTCATTCACGAGGTGGCCGTGCTGATGGAGTTCGGTGGGTCATCTGAAGACCTGGCCCGCACCTGCCATGCGCATCCAACCCTGGCAGAAGCGGTCAAGGAAGCAGCCCTCGCCGTTGAGGGTCGCGCCATTCACATGT from Rhodoligotrophos sp. CJ14 encodes:
- the lpdA gene encoding dihydrolipoyl dehydrogenase, producing the protein MADSFDLVVIGTGPGGYVCAIRAAQLGLKVAVVEKNGTFGGTCLNIGCIPSKALLHASEEFEKAAHHFAELGIEIGAPKLNLPRFMAFKDEGVEGNVKGVEFLLKKNKVTAFRGVGRIAGPGKVEVSGEGGKQAIETRAIVIATGSDVTRLPGIEIDEKTIVSSTGALKLAKVPGKLVVIGAGVIGLELGSVWRRLGAQVTVVEFLDRITPGMDGEISKNFQRILKKQGMEFLLSTKVTKVEKQKGGLKVTVEPAQGGEAKTLDADVVLVAVGRVPFTDGLGLDEAGVRRDDRGRVEVDDHFQTNIPGIYAIGDVIRGPMLAHKGEDEGVAVAEIIAGKAGHVNYDVIPNVIYTSPEVASIGKTEEELKQAGIAYKTGKFPFTANGRAKANKTTEGFVKFLADAKTDRVLGCHIIGTNAGELIHEVAVLMEFGGSSEDLARTCHAHPTLAEAVKEAALAVEGRAIHM